DNA sequence from the Acidobacteriota bacterium genome:
CGTAGGCGCCCCCTCGCCGCAAGCGGCTCACCCCATCCTCGGCGGCCAGGCCGCCGCCTCGCCCTTTCGGGCTCGGTCGTAGCCCGGTCTGCTATTCTCAATAGCTGCGCCGGGCAGATTCTCGGGTCCTGCGCTTCGGCTGTTTCGCAGTAGCATCCCGGAGAGAGCTTATGAACGAACCTTCCCCGTTCGCCTCCATCGACGAGGCGACTGAGGCCTTTCGCCGCGGCGAGTTCGTCATCATCGTCGATGACGAAGACCGCGAAAACGAAGGCGATCTCGCCATTGCGGCGGATCGCATCACGCCGGAAGCGATCAACTTCATGGCCACCCACGGCCGGGGGTTGATCTGTCTGGCGATGACCGAAGCGCGCTGCGACGAACTCGACCTGCCGTTGATGGTGCAGGACAACACCACGCCCTTCGGCACCGCCTTCACCGTCTCCGTCGAGGCGCGCGGCAAGGTGACCACCGGCATCTCCGCCGCCGACCGCGCGGCGACCATTCGCACCGCCATCGACCCGGCGACCCGGCCGCAGGATCTGCTGCGGCCGGGCCATGTTTTTCCGCTGCGGGCACGGCTGGGGGGCGTCCTCAAGCGGGCCGGGCAGACGGAGGCCTCCGTCGATCTCGCCAAGCTCGCCGGTCGCCATCCTTCCGGGGTGATCTGCGAGATCATGAACGAGGACGGCACCATGGCGCGGGTACCGGACCTCAAGATCTTCGCCGAGCGCCACGGGCTGTTGATGATCACCGTGTCGGACCTGATCCGCTACCGGCTGCAGAATGAAACCCTGGTGCGGCGGGTCGCCTCGCCCCGCTTGCCCACCGCCTACGGGGAGTTCCAGATTTACGCCTACCGGTCCGACGTCACCGGCGAAGAGCACATCGCCCTGGCGATGGGCGAGATTCGAGAGGACGAGCCGGTGCTGGTGCGGGTCCACAGTCAGTGCCTGACCGGCGACATCTTCGGCTCTCAGCGTTGCGACTGCGGCCTTCAGCTCTTGCAGTCCCTGGAGCGAATCCAACAGGAGAAGCGCGGCGTGATCCTCTACCTGCTGCAGGAAGGCCGGGGCATCGGCCTGTTCAACAAACTGCGCGCCTACGAGCTGCAGGAGCAGGGGCACGACACGGTGGAAGCGAACGAAAAGTTGGGCTTCCGGCCGGACCTGCGCGGCTACGGCATCGGCGCCCAGATCCTGCGCGACCTCGGCGTGCGCCAGATGCGCTTGATGACCAACAACCCGCGCAAGTACGTGGGCCTGTCCGGCTACGGCCTGGAAATCGTCGATCGGGTGCCGCTGGAGATTCCGCCCACCGACACCAGCCGCGATTACCTGCGGACCAAGCGCGAAAAGCTCGGCCACCTCCTTCGTCTCGTTTAGCCGCCTGCCGAAACCTTGAAGATCCTCCTCGTCGCCGGGCGCTACCCCTGGCCGGCCCGGCGCGGCGATCAAATGCGGAGCGATCAGCTCCTGCGCTTTCTGCTGCGCGAGCACCAACCCCTGCTGGTGGCGCCGGAGGCGCCGCCCGGCGCACCCGCTCCGCCGGCTGGACTGCGGGTCGAAGCCTACCGGCCGCGCCGCCGGGTTTTGGCGACCGGTCTGGTCCGGGCGCTGCTGGAGGGCTTTCCCCTCCAGGCCGGCCTCTACTACCAGCCGGAGCTGGCGCGCTTGCTCCGTCACCATGCTCAGCGAGTGGATCTCGTGATCCTGCAGCTCGCCCGGCAAGGACTCCACCGCGCTGACCTGGGGGAAACGCCAACGGTGGTGGATCTGATCGACAGTCTGTCCCTCAACTTCCAGCATCGAGCGCGCTTGGATACCCCCCTGTGGCGCCTCTTTCTGCGCTGGGAGGCTCGTCGGCTGGCCGCTGCCGAAAGGAAATTGGTGGCGGAGAGCCGCGAAAGCTGGTTGGTGTGTGCCCGAGATCGCGAGTTCTTGGCCGGTCTCGAACCCTCCCTCGAAGCGAAATTGAGGGTGGTGCCCATCGCCGTGCCGCCGGCCGAACGGCCAGCCCCTCCGGTCGAGCAAAGGGTGCGCGGCGAGCGCCTGGTCTTCACCGGGAATCTCGGCTACTTCGTCAACAGCGACGCCATCCGCTGGTTCCTGCGGCGGGTTTGGCCGGTCCTCGTCGTGCGTCGGCCGACGTTGCGCCTGACGGTGGCCGGATCGAGGCCGCCACGGTCGGTACGGCGCGCCGTCGCCGCCGCGCCGAGGGCCGAGTTGATCGATTCGCCGGCGAATCTGCGAGCCATCCTGGCTTCCGCCTCGGCCGCCCTGGCGCCCATGCGAAGCGGTTCCGGGGTGCCGGTGAAGGTGCTGGAAGCTTGGGCCGAGGGGGTTCCGGTGGTCGCCTCACCCTGGGCCGGCGCCGGCACGACCGGCCGAGGGGAGAGAGACTTTCTGCTCGCCGATCAGCCGGAGGAGTGGGTCGAAGGGATCGGCTCGCTGCTCGACGATCCGGCTCTCGCCAGTCGCCTGGTCGAGGCCGGGCAGGAGCGATTGCGGCAGGACTACTCTGCAGCGTCCGTCTCTCGAGCCCTCGGCGAGCGCCTCACGGACCTGAGCGTCGAATAGGCGCGGTGGGTGCCCCGGCGGACACCCGCGGAGTCCATTGGCCGGTCAGGGACAGAGCGTTCGCACCGAACCGCGGCCACCGCGAGCGACATGGCCGGCGGCATCGCGGGAAACCGGCTGGATCCGATATTGGGTGCAGGGCTGGAGTCCGGTGACCGTCACGACATGCCGTTGCTTCTACGGTTCAGCGGTAGTGGACCAGAGGGAGGTGTCACCGCCTTCGAAACCGTCCTCGAACAGCACCTCCCCGGCCAGTGGCCAGCGGCCGACCGGTGCCAGGGTGGGACCGAGGACGGTGCAACGGAAAGGCGCTTGCGGCGAGATCGAAGCGGCGGACCGGTACCAGAGCACCAGATCCCCTCCGGCGAGTAGGCGACCGTGCCCCAGTTCCCGAAGGTCAACGGGGCAGGCCGAGGCGGCCCGCTCGGACACCGCCTCGTAGAGGGTGACGGCGAGATCTCCGGTGCTTTGGGGTTCGTCCGCTGCTCCGGGAATCAGCCGATAGCCGCGGCCGGACCTCTCGTCCTGCACGAGCCACCCGGCGTCGCCGTCGATTTCCCGCCGGCGCACCCCTTCCGACCCGAGGACGGTGCCCCGCGGGGTCGTCACGCGGTCGCGGTGCAGCGGAGAGAGGTCGAAATCGAAGCGCCATAGGAGGTGGTGGGTGTGGGGCGTTCGGGCACAGGACCGCGCGTCGCTCTGCACTCCGGCGCGCGCCTCGATCCGTCCGTCGCGGTGAAAAATCCACCGCAGCGAATAGCGATACCAGGCCGCCGCTACTTCGCTGGTGAGGATCCAGCGATCCTCTTCGCTCTCCGCCGCGAAACCCTCAACGCAGGAAAGAGCCTCGCCCCAGGGGCAGCGTCCGGGAGCGCGGTTGCTCGCGGCAGGCGACGGCACCCGATCGCAGGAGGTCTGCACTGGAGATTGCGATTCGAAGTACCCGGGCGAGACTCGACGGTCGGCGGCGAAGGGAGCCTCCTGCCGGGTCCAGGTAGGGAAACAGCGCCCGGTACACAGATCCGGCGGTTCGCCGTCGGCGGGCTCCTGCTGGGAAGAGGGCAGCGGATGGTCCACCGCGGTGATCGGGATCTGGGCTCGGTGGAGCACCCTGCGGTTGCGGAAGTAGACGTTGCGCAGTTCCAGGCCGGAGCCCGCTGGGCCGCTGCTGTCTCGCGGCCGGATGGCGCACAGGCGCCAGATCGGTTCCTCCGGCGGCCAGGCCAAGTACTGAGCCGGTGGCTCGCACAGCGGCAGGCTCCAGGCCGGAGCCGTCGAGGCGGCGAGCAGGCCGGCGAGGACGGTCCACCGGTAGCGGCCTCTCACGGTGCCTCCCCGAGCAGGCGATCGGCGGTCAGGTCGATCAGCCACCGTTCCGTCGGCCGGCCCGATCGGGGATCCATCCGAAAGGCCTCGAGGCATCGATGACTCGGCGGACAGGGATCGTCGGTCCACAGAAAACCGCCTGCCAATTCGGCCTCGGGGGGGAGCGCAGCCAGGCGTCGAAGGCGCCGAAAGGCCCGCCGACGCTCCTTTTCCGAGGGCGCCGGTGCCTGCCGTGCGGCT
Encoded proteins:
- a CDS encoding bifunctional 3,4-dihydroxy-2-butanone-4-phosphate synthase/GTP cyclohydrolase II; the encoded protein is MNEPSPFASIDEATEAFRRGEFVIIVDDEDRENEGDLAIAADRITPEAINFMATHGRGLICLAMTEARCDELDLPLMVQDNTTPFGTAFTVSVEARGKVTTGISAADRAATIRTAIDPATRPQDLLRPGHVFPLRARLGGVLKRAGQTEASVDLAKLAGRHPSGVICEIMNEDGTMARVPDLKIFAERHGLLMITVSDLIRYRLQNETLVRRVASPRLPTAYGEFQIYAYRSDVTGEEHIALAMGEIREDEPVLVRVHSQCLTGDIFGSQRCDCGLQLLQSLERIQQEKRGVILYLLQEGRGIGLFNKLRAYELQEQGHDTVEANEKLGFRPDLRGYGIGAQILRDLGVRQMRLMTNNPRKYVGLSGYGLEIVDRVPLEIPPTDTSRDYLRTKREKLGHLLRLV
- a CDS encoding glycosyltransferase; translated protein: MKILLVAGRYPWPARRGDQMRSDQLLRFLLREHQPLLVAPEAPPGAPAPPAGLRVEAYRPRRRVLATGLVRALLEGFPLQAGLYYQPELARLLRHHAQRVDLVILQLARQGLHRADLGETPTVVDLIDSLSLNFQHRARLDTPLWRLFLRWEARRLAAAERKLVAESRESWLVCARDREFLAGLEPSLEAKLRVVPIAVPPAERPAPPVEQRVRGERLVFTGNLGYFVNSDAIRWFLRRVWPVLVVRRPTLRLTVAGSRPPRSVRRAVAAAPRAELIDSPANLRAILASASAALAPMRSGSGVPVKVLEAWAEGVPVVASPWAGAGTTGRGERDFLLADQPEEWVEGIGSLLDDPALASRLVEAGQERLRQDYSAASVSRALGERLTDLSVE